One stretch of Echeneis naucrates chromosome 11, fEcheNa1.1, whole genome shotgun sequence DNA includes these proteins:
- the clptm1l gene encoding lipid scramblase CLPTM1L isoform X1, with protein sequence MFMKTSFTSVIIGVFIVYVLHTCWVMYGIVYTKPCDNPKGDNCITPFLAGNPKLQLSIYTAVQSNGDGGHTLIHKEKNFDVNSKFERVINVSLPKKTRNNGTLYALIFVHQDGVTPWEDPRQVHLVAKLTTYMVPKPPEISLISGEDQTQAQKEETQKKKHGNGNSAAGGGGSSTTDHPVSHWRTRLTLNIVSDHFLFDREYLPSDVHRYLRVFQNGKKRIYLPLLFVDELSNRVKDLVEINSTSTELPLTISYDSISLGRLRFWIHMQDAVYSLQQFGFTEKDADEIKGIFVDTNLYFLALTFFVAAFHLLFDFLAFKNDISFWKQKKSMVGMSSKAVLWRCFSTIVIFLYLLDEQTSLLVLVPAGIGTIIEVWKVKKAFKIQVSWKGTKPTFLFGKLDESERRTEEYDTLAMKYLSYLLYPLCIGGAVYALIFLRYKSWYSWLINSLVNGVYAFGFLFMLPQLFVNYKLKSVAHLPWKAFMYKAFNTFIDDVFAFIITMPTSHRLACFRDDVVFLIYLYQRWLYPVDKTRVNEYGVSYDETPKGKTHKD encoded by the exons ATGTTTATGAAGACATCCTTCACCTCCGTGATCATAGGAGTGTTTATCGTGTACGTGCTCCACACCTGCTGGGTGATGTATGGGATAGTGTACACCAAACCCTGCGACAACCCCAAAGGTGACAACTGCATCACACCTTTTCTGGCAGGGAACCCAAAACTGCAG TTGAGTATCTACACTGCAGTGCAGTCCAATGGAGATGGAGGGCATACCCTGATCCACAAAGAGAAGAATTTTGATGTTAATAGCAAGTTTGAGAG gGTAATCAATGTCTCCCTCCCTAAGAAGACTCGGAACAATGGAACTTTATATGCACTAATATTTGTCCATCAAGATGGCGTCACGCCTTGGGAGGATCCGCGACAGGTCCACTTGGTGGCTAAACTCACCACATACATGGTCCCTAAACCGCCTGAAATCTCTTTGATATCTGGCGAGGATCAAACACAG GCTCAGAAAGAAGAaactcagaaaaagaaacatggcAATGGTAACTCtgcagcaggaggtggaggctcGTCCACGACAGATCACCCAGTTTCCCACTGGCGTACCCGCCTGACACTCAACATTGTCAGcgaccacttcctgtttgacagaGAATACCTGCCGAGTGATGTCCACAGATACCTCAGAGT attCCAAAATGGTAAAAAGAGGATATATCTACCTCTACTGTTTGTTGATGAGCTCAGCAACCGGGTGAAGGACCTTGTT GAGATCAACAGTACCTCCACAGAGCTCCCTTTGACCATCTCTTACGACTCCATCTCTCTGGGGCGGCTGCGCTTCTGGATCCACATGCAGGACGCTGTTTACTCTCTGCAGCAGTTTG GCTTCACAGAGAAGGATGCTGACGAGATTAAAGGGATCTTTGTAGATACGAACCTATACTTCCTGGCTCTGACCTTCTTTGTGGCCGCTTTCCAT CTTCTCTTTGACTTCCTGGCCTTCAAGAACGACATCAGCTTctggaaacagaagaaaagcatGGTGGGAATGTCAAGCAAAGCAG TGCTGTGGCGATGTTTCAGCACCATAGTGATTTTCCTCTACTTGCTTGATGAACAGACCAGCCTGCTTGTCCTTGTACCTGCTGGGATCGGCACTATCATTGAA GTGTGGAAAGTGAAGAAGGCATTTAAGATTCAGGTTTCCTGGAAAGGAACCAAGCCAACATTCCTG TTTGGGAAATTAGATGAGtcagagaggagaacagaagagTACGATACGCTG GCAATGAAATATCTGTCATATCTCTTGTACCCACTGTGCATTGGAGGGGCAGTATATGCTCTAATATTTCTGCGTTACAagag CTGGTACTCATGGTTGATTAACAGTTTAGTGAATG GTGTATATGCCTTTGGATTCCTCTTCATGCTTCCCCAACTGTTTGTCAACTATAAG CTGAAATCTGTGGCCCACCTGCCCTGGAAAGCCTTTATGTACAAG GCCTTCAATACCTTCATCGATGATGTGTTtgccttcatcatcaccatgcCAACATCTCATAGACTGGCGTGTTTCAGGGATGATGTCGTGTTTCTCATTTACCTCTACCAGAGATG GCTCTACCCCGTGGACAAGACAAGAGTAAATGAATATGGGGTTTCTTATGATGAAACGCCCAAGGGAAAGACTCACAAGGACTAG
- the clptm1l gene encoding lipid scramblase CLPTM1L isoform X2 codes for MYQGKTSFTSVIIGVFIVYVLHTCWVMYGIVYTKPCDNPKGDNCITPFLAGNPKLQLSIYTAVQSNGDGGHTLIHKEKNFDVNSKFERVINVSLPKKTRNNGTLYALIFVHQDGVTPWEDPRQVHLVAKLTTYMVPKPPEISLISGEDQTQKEETQKKKHGNGNSAAGGGGSSTTDHPVSHWRTRLTLNIVSDHFLFDREYLPSDVHRYLRVFQNGKKRIYLPLLFVDELSNRVKDLVEINSTSTELPLTISYDSISLGRLRFWIHMQDAVYSLQQFGFTEKDADEIKGIFVDTNLYFLALTFFVAAFHLLFDFLAFKNDISFWKQKKSMVGMSSKAVLWRCFSTIVIFLYLLDEQTSLLVLVPAGIGTIIEVWKVKKAFKIQVSWKGTKPTFLFGKLDESERRTEEYDTLAMKYLSYLLYPLCIGGAVYALIFLRYKSWYSWLINSLVNGVYAFGFLFMLPQLFVNYKLKSVAHLPWKAFMYKAFNTFIDDVFAFIITMPTSHRLACFRDDVVFLIYLYQRWLYPVDKTRVNEYGVSYDETPKGKTHKD; via the exons ATGTATCAGGGGAAA ACATCCTTCACCTCCGTGATCATAGGAGTGTTTATCGTGTACGTGCTCCACACCTGCTGGGTGATGTATGGGATAGTGTACACCAAACCCTGCGACAACCCCAAAGGTGACAACTGCATCACACCTTTTCTGGCAGGGAACCCAAAACTGCAG TTGAGTATCTACACTGCAGTGCAGTCCAATGGAGATGGAGGGCATACCCTGATCCACAAAGAGAAGAATTTTGATGTTAATAGCAAGTTTGAGAG gGTAATCAATGTCTCCCTCCCTAAGAAGACTCGGAACAATGGAACTTTATATGCACTAATATTTGTCCATCAAGATGGCGTCACGCCTTGGGAGGATCCGCGACAGGTCCACTTGGTGGCTAAACTCACCACATACATGGTCCCTAAACCGCCTGAAATCTCTTTGATATCTGGCGAGGATCAAACACAG AAAGAAGAaactcagaaaaagaaacatggcAATGGTAACTCtgcagcaggaggtggaggctcGTCCACGACAGATCACCCAGTTTCCCACTGGCGTACCCGCCTGACACTCAACATTGTCAGcgaccacttcctgtttgacagaGAATACCTGCCGAGTGATGTCCACAGATACCTCAGAGT attCCAAAATGGTAAAAAGAGGATATATCTACCTCTACTGTTTGTTGATGAGCTCAGCAACCGGGTGAAGGACCTTGTT GAGATCAACAGTACCTCCACAGAGCTCCCTTTGACCATCTCTTACGACTCCATCTCTCTGGGGCGGCTGCGCTTCTGGATCCACATGCAGGACGCTGTTTACTCTCTGCAGCAGTTTG GCTTCACAGAGAAGGATGCTGACGAGATTAAAGGGATCTTTGTAGATACGAACCTATACTTCCTGGCTCTGACCTTCTTTGTGGCCGCTTTCCAT CTTCTCTTTGACTTCCTGGCCTTCAAGAACGACATCAGCTTctggaaacagaagaaaagcatGGTGGGAATGTCAAGCAAAGCAG TGCTGTGGCGATGTTTCAGCACCATAGTGATTTTCCTCTACTTGCTTGATGAACAGACCAGCCTGCTTGTCCTTGTACCTGCTGGGATCGGCACTATCATTGAA GTGTGGAAAGTGAAGAAGGCATTTAAGATTCAGGTTTCCTGGAAAGGAACCAAGCCAACATTCCTG TTTGGGAAATTAGATGAGtcagagaggagaacagaagagTACGATACGCTG GCAATGAAATATCTGTCATATCTCTTGTACCCACTGTGCATTGGAGGGGCAGTATATGCTCTAATATTTCTGCGTTACAagag CTGGTACTCATGGTTGATTAACAGTTTAGTGAATG GTGTATATGCCTTTGGATTCCTCTTCATGCTTCCCCAACTGTTTGTCAACTATAAG CTGAAATCTGTGGCCCACCTGCCCTGGAAAGCCTTTATGTACAAG GCCTTCAATACCTTCATCGATGATGTGTTtgccttcatcatcaccatgcCAACATCTCATAGACTGGCGTGTTTCAGGGATGATGTCGTGTTTCTCATTTACCTCTACCAGAGATG GCTCTACCCCGTGGACAAGACAAGAGTAAATGAATATGGGGTTTCTTATGATGAAACGCCCAAGGGAAAGACTCACAAGGACTAG